CACGGAATAGGTGAAGCCTTCATCCTTTCGTGCTAGGGCTGTCACAAAGCAGTCGTGAAGGGACAGCGCATGTGCCGGTGGGCCGCCTATCTGGGCGAACCGATCTTTCTGGAAGACATCGTCAGCCGGCCGGCGCATTCGCTGATCCGGCAGAGCCAGGGGGCGACGCGCTGCCCCACGCCGGTCAATGCCGACGGCTTCGGCATCGCCTGGTACGGCGAACGGCCCGAGCCCGGCCTCTACCGCGACGTGATGCCCGCCTGGTCGGACCCGAACCTGCGCAGCCTGGTGGGGCAGGTCCGCTCGCATCTGTTCATGGCCCATGTGCGCGCCTCGACCGGGACGGCGACCAGCCGCAACAACTGCCATCCCTTCGCCGCCGGGCGCTGGTCCTTCATGCATAACGGCCAGTTCGGCGGCTACGACGCCTTCCGCCGCCATGCCGACGTGCTGATCCCCGACGAGTTCTATCCGCACCGCAAGGGCGCCACCGACAGCGAGGCGCTGTTCCTGGTCGCCCTGGGCGAGGGGCTGGACAGCGACCCGCAGGGCGCGATGGAGCGGGCCCTGGGCAAGCTGGGCGGCTTGGCCTTCCAGCGGGGCACGGCACCCCATGTCCGCGCCGCCTGCGCCTTCTCGGACGGGCAGCGGCTCTATGCGCTGCGCTACAGCAGCGACGATCAGGCGCCGTCCCTGTACCACCGCTGGTCGGCCTCGCGGCAGGGCTGGGCGGTGGTGTCCGAGCCGCTGGAGACCGATCAGGCCGACTGGCAGGAGGTGCCCCCGGGCAGCTTCTGCATCTTCGAGAAGGACCGGGTGCAGATCCTGCCCTTCCACCCCGAGCGGCTCAGCGCCGCCGCCTGAACTCAGGCCGGATCGGGCGCGGTCGCCGTCGTCACGGGGGCGGGTGTCGCCTCGGGCTGGGGAAGGCGCTTGACCTCGGGGTCCGCCGCCTGCGGACGGCGGAACACCAGCACGTTGTGATAGACCGTCGCGCGCCCGGTCAGGCCGCTGCGCTCTTCGCTGGGCAGCACGTCGGCGCGCAGATATTCCCAGCCCTCGTCCGCCATCCGGTTCAGCTCTGCCGTCAGGGTCAGGGCGAAGCGGTCAGTGGGGGTCTTGGCCTCGCGGGACTTCTCGGTCCGGGTCGGAGCGGGAATGACGGAATATTCAAAGCGCATGGGCGGATCCTGTCGCGGAAGGGGGCCGAAAGGGGGTGCGGCCCCGAGGGGCCGCAGATCGGGGCTTACAGCCCCAGCTTCTGCGCCACCAGATCGTTGACGGCGGCCGGGTTGGCCTTGCCGCCCGTCGCCTTCAGCACCTGGCCCACGAACCAGCCCGCCAGCTTGGGATTGGCGCGGGCCTTCTCCACCTGGGCGGGGTTGGCGGCGATGATCTGGTCCACGGCGGCCTCGATCTCGCCCAGATCGGTCACCTGCTTCATGCCGCGCGCCTCGACGATGGCCGCCGGATCGCCGCCCTCGGTCCAGAGGATCTCGAACAGGTCCTTGGCGATCTTGCCCGAGATGGCCTTGTCCGCGATCAGGTCGATCACCCCGCCCAGCTGCGCGGCCGAGACCGGAGAGGTGGCGATCGTCAACCCCTCCTTGTTCAGGCGGCCGAACAGCTCGTTGATGACCCAGTTGGCGGCCATCTTGCCGTCGCGCCCCGCCGCCACGGCCTCGAAGTAGTCGGCATTCTCGACCTCGGCGGTCAGCACGCCCGCGTCATATTCCGACAGGCCCATGTCGCGCACGAAGCGCGCCTTCTTCTCGTCGGGCAGCTCGGGCATCGAGGCCGCGATGTCGTCGACCCAGTCCTGCTCGATCTCCAGCGGCAGCAGGTCGGGGTCGGGGAAGTAGCGATAGTCATGCGCCTCTTCCTTGGACCGCATCGACCGCGTCTCGCCCTTGTCGGGATCGTAGAGGCGGGTTTCCTGCACGATGCTTCCGCCATCCTCCAGAATGGCGATCTGGCGGCGCGCCTCGACGTCGATGGCCGCCTGGATGAAGCGCATCGAGTTCATGTTCTTGATCTCGCAGCGCGTGCCCAGATGCCCGAAATCGCCGGTTTCCTGGAAGCGTTCGTAATCGCCGGGCTTGCAAACCGACACGTTCACGTCGGCGCGCAGGTTGCCGTTCTGCATGTTGCCGTCGCAGGTGCCCAGATAGCGCAGGATCTGGCGCAGCTTCACGACATAGGCGGCGGCCTCCTCGGGGCCGCGGATGTCGGGGCGGCTGACGATCTCCATCAGCGCGACCCCCGTGCGGTTCAGGTCGACGAAGCTCATCGTCGGGTCCATGTCGTGGATCGACTTGCCGGCGTCCTGTTCCAGATGGATCCGCTCGATCCGCACGCGGCGGGCGACGCCGGGGGCCATGTCCACGATCACCTCGCCCTCGCCCACGATGGGGTGATAGAGCTGGCTGATCTGATAGCCCTGCGGCAGGTCGGGATAGAAATAGTTCTTGCGGTCGAACGCGCTGCGCAGGTTGATCGCGGCCTTCAGCCCCAGCCCGGTGCGCACCGCCTGCGCCACGCAGAACTCGTTGATCACCGGCAGCATGCCCGGCATGGCCGCGTCCACGAAGGCCACGTTGCTGTTGGGCTCCGACCCGAAGCGCGTCGAGGCGCCCGAGAACAGCTTGGCGTTCGAGGCGACCTGGGCATGGACCTCCAGCCCGATCACCAGTTCCCAATCCCCCTGCGCGCCTTGGATCACCTTGGGCTGGGGGGCGGTATAGGTCAGGTCAAGCATGGCGGGCCTCGTTGGCGGCAAAACGGTCTGGCAGGGCTTGTAGGGCAAGGCCGCGCGCTTGTCACGGGTCGCCGCGGCCCGCACCCGCCCTGCCGCGCGAATCGGCAGGGCGCGGGCGGAACCGTCTTTCTGCGGCATCCGGCGGGCGCGCGCGGGGGCGTCGGGCAGCCGTCGGCGGAAATCCGACCATGCGGCACGACCCCTGCGGCAGGTTCCCGCCGAGGTTGAATGGCCGCGCTTGCGGGATGGCCGGGACCGGCTATGGCAGGTTTCAGCGAAACAACCCCTTGAGGTCCCGATGCGCGTCGCGCTCTCCCTTGCCGCCCTTGTGCTGATGGCCGCCTGCGCCACGACCCCGACGGGCCCCTCCGAGGCCGAGATCGCGGCGGCCCAGGAGATGTCCCTGGCCCAGGTGCCTCCGATGCGGTGGGGAGACAGAAGCGGTTCCGACGCCTGGACCCGCGCGACGCTGGAGGCGCTGGACCGCGAGGGCGTGACGATCATGTCCCGCGTGCCCCATGACATCCAGGAATACTGCCCCAACTATCGCGCGCTGACCCAGACCGGCCGCAAGGCCTTCTGGGCGGGGCTGCTGTCCTCGGTCGCCAAGCACGAGAGCACCTACAACCCGCAGGCGGCGGGCGGGGGCGGGCGCTGGCTGGGGCTGATGCAGATCGCCCCGGCGACCTGGCGGCATTACGGCTGCAACGGCAACATCAAGGACGGCGCGGACAACATGTCCTGCGCGGTCAAGATCATGTCCCGCCAGGTCGGACGCGACAACGCGGTCGCCCGCGCCGAGGGCGGCTGGCGCGGCGTGGCCCGGGACTGGGCCCCCCTGCGCAGCGCCACCAAGCGCGCCGACATCGCGGCTTGGACCTCGAGCCAGAGCTATTGCACGGCGCCGGAGGTGGCGAAGGGCTGAAGAAGGCCGGGGGCCAGCCCCCGGACCCCCGGGATATTTTCGTGAAGAAGAAATGGAGGGCGGGCCGGGGAGGCGCCGCCCTTTCCTGTGGTCAGCGCAGGGCGGTCAGGATGCGGGCCCAGGAGCGGGCGCCCTTGGCATAGCTTTCGACGTCGTATTTCTCGTTGGGGGAATGGATGCGGTCGTCGTCGCGGGCAAAGCCGACCAGCATCGAATCCATGCCCAGGATCTGCTTGAAATCGCCCGCGATGGGGATCGAGCCGCCGGCGCCGATATAGGCGGCATCCTGACCCCATTCCTGGCCGAGCGCCTCCTTGGCCAGTCCGAAGGCGGGGTCCGAGATGTCCATGACGCTGGCGGGGCTGGCGCCGTGGTCGTGGAAGCTGGCGCGGCAGTCGGAGGGCAGGAAGCGGCGCACATGGTCCTGGAAGGCGGCGCGGATCGCCTCGGGGTCCTGGGTGCCGGTCAGGCGGAAGCTGACCTTGGCGCGGGCCTGGGCGGGCAGCACGGTCTTGAACCCGTCGCCCGCATAGCCGCCCGCGATGCCGTTGATCTCGGCCGTGGGGCGGTTCCACATCATCTCTAGCGGCGTGCGGCCCGCCTCGCCGATGGGGGTGGACAGGCCCACGCGGCCCAGGAACTCGGTCGCGTCGAACCCCAGGGCCTGCCAGTCGCGGGCCAGTTCCGGGGCCAGATCCTCGACCCCGTCGTAGAAGCCCGGCAGGGTGACGCGGCCCTGATCGTCCTTGAGCGCCGCCAGGGCCTGCGCCAGTACCATGATCGGATTGGCCGCCAGGCCCCCGAAGCTGCCCGAATGCAGGTCGCGGTCGGCGGCGTCGATCACCACCTCCTGTCCCACCAGCCCGCGCAGCTGCGTGGTGATGGCCGGGCGCCCGTCGGCATGGCGCCCGGTGTCGCAGATCACCGCCAGCGAGGCGCGCAACTCCTCGGCATGGGCGCGCAGGAAGGGGCGCAGCGAGGGCGAGCCGGATTCCTCCTCGCCCTCGAAAAGCAGGATCAGGTCCGAGGGCAGGGTGCCATGCACCGCCTTCCACGCGCGGAACGCCTCGACGAAGGTCATCAGCTGGCCCTTGTCGTCCGAGGCGCCGCGCGCGCGGATGACGCAGCCCTGCGGCGTCTCCTCAATGATGGGGTCGAAGGGCGGGCGGTCCCACAGGTCCAAGGGATCGACGGGCTGCACGTCGTAATGGCCGTAGAAGAGGAGCGACCGCGCGCCGCCGGGCTGGCTGCGGGCGGTGACCATCGGATGGCCCGGCGTGTCGTGGACGGTGACCTCGAAGCCCAGGTCGCGCAGGTCGGTGGCCAGCCAGTCGGCGGCGGCGCGCACATCGCCCGCATGGGCCGGATCGGTCGAGATCGACGGGATGCGCAGGAACCGGACCAGCCGGTCCAGCCCCGCCTCCAACCCCTGATCCAGATGCGTCAGGATGTCCTGCAGTCTTGCGTCATCGCCCATGATTTCTACCTTTTGCACCGAGGATCTCGGGTCCATGCCTGCGCCTTTCGTCGAATTGCGACGTTTTCGGCCTGTTTTCTTTGCGCTTTGACCTCTATCAAGGCACAACGCGCGCGGTCGGAGAATGATCGCACCCAGCCAGCTACGCAAGGGATCGCCCGCAATGAAGTATGACGCCGCTCTGGACCAGGCCATCTCTCGACTTCACGAGGAAGGGCGCTATCGCACCTTCATCGATATCGAGCGGGCCAAGGGCAAGTTCCCGCAGGCGGTGTGGAACCGCCCCGACGGCGAACGCCAGGAGATCACCGTCTGGTGCGGCAACGACTATCTGGGCATGGGCCAGCATCCGGTCGTCCTGCAGGCCATGCACGAGGCGCTGGACGCGACCGGCGCGGGCTCGGGCGGCACGCGCAACATCTCGGGCACCACGGTCTATCACAAGCGGCTGGAGACCGAGCTGGCCGACCTGCACGACAAGGAGGCCGCGCTGGTCTTCTCCAGCGCCTACATCGCCAATGACGCGACGCTCTCAACCCTGCCCAAGCTGTTTCCCGGCCTGATCATCTATTCGGACGAGCTGAACCACGCCTCGATGATCGAGGGGATCAAGCGCAACGGCGGCGCCAAGCGCATCTTCCGCCACAATGACCTGGCCCATCTGCGCACGCTGCTGGAGGCCGACGATCCCGACGCGCCCAAGCTGATCGCCTTCGAATCCATCTATTCGATGGACGGCGATTTCGGGCCGATCGCGGCCTTCTGCGATCTGGCGCAGGAATTCGGCGCGCTGACCTATCTGGATGAGGTCCATGCGGTCGGCATGTACGGCCCGCGCGGCGGCGGCGTGGCGGAACGCGACCAGCTGGCGGGGCGCATCGACATCATCAACGGCACGCTGGGCAAGGCCTTCGGCGTCTTCGGCGGCTATATCGCGGCCAGCGAGAAGATGTGCGACGCGATCCGGTCCTATGCGCCGGGCTTCATCTTCACCACCTCGCTGCCGCCCGCCGTGGCGGCGGGGGCCGCGGCCTCCATCGCGCTTCTGAAGACGCCCGAGGGGCAGAAGCTGCGCGACGAGCAGCAGCTGCATGCCCGCATCCTCAAGATGCGGCTGAAGTCGCTGGGCATGCCGATCATCGACCATGGCAGCCATATCGTGCCGGTCCATGTGGGCCATCCGGTCCACTGCAAGGCGCTGTCGGACATGCTGCTGCGCGATTACGGCATCTACGTGCAGCCGATCAACTTCCCCACCGTGCCGCGCGGGACGGAACGCCTGCGCTTCACGCCCTCGCCGGTGCATGATCCCAAGCAGATCGACCATCTGGTGCGGGCGATGGATGCGCTTTGGTCGCACTGCGCCCTGAATCGCGCTGAATTGAGCGCCTAGCTCAATCCACGGATGAACAGCTCTCGCCTGCGTGATACTCTCTGATTTAAGAAGACTTGATGGCCCGCGATTCGCGGGCATCACATAACGGCGGCGAGGCACACGGAAATGAGCAGGCTGCGGGTATATGACCCGGCAGAACAGAACTCGCAGGCGGATGATATGGTGCATATTCTCGACGACGACACCCGCCTGGGGGATCTGATGCGCGGGGAACGGGCGACGTTGGGCAAGTCCCTTCTGGACGTCCAGAGGGAGTTGCGCATCCGCGCCTCCTACGTTGCCGCGATCGAGAATTGCGACATTTCCGCCTTCGACACGCCCAGCTTCATCGCGGGCTATGTGCGGTCCTATGCCCGCTATCTGGGCATGGACCCCGACTGGGTCTTCCGCCGCTTCTGCCAGGAATCGGGTTTCCTGCCCACGCATGGAATGGCGCCCTCGGCCGCCGGACCCAAGCCCGCCCGCCGTCCCTCGGACCCCGCCGAGGCGCTGGCCAATCCGCGCGCGCTGTTCATTCCCCAGGAACGCGGCTTCCTGTCCGAGATCGAGCCGCGCGCCATCGGCGCCATCGCCGTTCTGATCGCGCTGATCGGGGGCCTGGGATACGGCACCTGGTCGGTCCTGCAGGAAGTGCAGCGCGTCACGCTGACGCCGGGCGACGACGTGCCCGCCGTGGTGGCCGAACTGGACCCGACGCAGGGCGCCGGCCTCTCCGATCCCGCCATCGAGGGCGCGGCGGCGGGCGACATCGCCCAGACCCTGCCGCAGCCCGAGGCGCTGGACCGACTCTATCGTCCGCAGATCCTCGAGGCACCGGTGCTGACCGCCCGCGACGGCCCCATCGCCGCCATCGACCCGGGCCTGCTGAACGGCACCGCCACGGTCGAGGACGTGATCGCCTCGGCCGGGAACGTGACCGAGGTGCCGCAGCCCGGGCAGGGCGCCGCACAACCCCAAGGCGAGGCGCCCGATGCCCAGCAGCTGGCCGAGGCTCCGGCCGAGGGCGGCGTGCGCACCCTGGCCCCCGATGCGCCGGGGCTGGAGCTGTTGTCCGTGCGCCCGGCCTGGGTGCGGGTGACATCGGCCGATGGCACGGTGCTGCTGGAAAAGATCATGGATGCAGGCGAACGCTTCGCCCTGCCGCCGCTGGAACAGCCCCCCGTCCTGCGCACGGGCAATTCCGGCGCGGTCTATTTCGCGGTGAATGGCCAGGCCTATGGCCCCGCCGCCCCCGGCGCGCAGGTCATCAGCGGGGTGGAGCTGTCCCCCACCAGCCTGACCGAACGCTTCGCCCTGGCCGACCTGCAGACCGATCCCGAACTGGCGCAGATGATCGCCATGGCCCAGATCGAGACGCCCGAGGATCCGGCCGACATGACCGACTGACCGAAGGGGCGGCGCCTGCCGCCCCGCAGGGCCTCAGCGTGCCCAGCACCGCTCCAGCATGCCGATCCAGTTGTCGCAGGCGATCTTGGCGATCAGCGCCGGGCCATAGCCATGCGCCTCCATCGCCGCGATCAGCCGGGGCAGGGCGGCGGCATCCCCCAGATCGCGCGGCATCAGCGCGCCGTCGAAATCCGACCCGAGCGCCACGCCGTCCTCGCCCAGGATCGCCAGCAGGTGATCCAGATGCCGGATCATCACGCCCAGATCCTCCAGCGGCAGCCGCCGCCCGTCGGGGCGCAGGAAGCTGGATGCGAAATTCAGCCCCACCAGCCCGCCGCTGTCGGCGATCTGACGCAGCTGCCGGTCGGTCAGGTTGCGGCTGCTTTCGCAGATCGCATGCACGGCGCTGTGGCTGGCCACCAGCGGCGCGTCCGACAGTCGCGCGACATCGTCGAACCCCGCCTCGTTCAGATGCGACAGATCCAGCAGGATCCCGAGCGCGTTGCATTCGGCCACCAGTGCGCACCCGGCGGGCGTCAGCCCGGCACCGATACCCGGCCCTGCGGGATGTGCGAAGGGCACCCCGTGGCCGAAGCGCGTGGGCCGTGACCAGACCGGCCCCAGGGACCGCAGCCCCGCCGCGTGCCACAGGTGCAGCGCGTCCATGTCGCGGATCGCCTCGGCCCCCTCCATGTGCATCACGGCGGCGATGCGTCCCTCGGCCAGGCAGGCGCGCAGCCCGGCCGCATCGCGCACCACCCGCAGCGTGCCCGTCCGCTCCAGCGCCAGCAGGGCCGCGGCCTGGGCGAAGGCATGGGGCAGGGCCGTGTCATGGGGGATCTCGTCCGGCAGGGGCAGGGCGAAGGGCGGGTTCTCCATCGCGTGCAGCGCGCCCGCATCGGTCAGCCCGGAGGGCGAGGGGATCCAGATGGCGAAGAACCCGCCCACCAGCCCGCCCGCCTGCATCCGCGGCAGGTCCAGATGCCCCGTCCCGTCGCCCTGCAGCCACAGCCGCGCGCCGTTCGGTCCCGCCGCCACCAGGCGCTGCAGGAAATCGTTATGGCCGTCGAACACGGGCGTCATGGCTGGTCCTCTCGTGATGTCGCCTGAAGTTTGCATATCCTGCAATCGCCCCGCAATGGCGCATCGCGCCTTGCATGGCCTGCGCGCCGCTCTAGGCTGAAGGCGTCACGCCCTGCGCAGCGAAAGGCCAGCCCATGCCCAGCATCACGTCGGACTTCGACGGCCAGACCGTCATCACCACCTTCGAGGTCACCCCCGGCAGCGCGCAGGACGTGCTGGACCTTCTGACCGAGGCCTGGGCGGAGGTGATCAGCCGGCGCACCGGCTGCCTGGGCGGGGCGATCCACCTGAACGACGCGCAGACCCGCATCGCCACCTATTCCCAGTGGCGCGACCGCCGCGATTACCAAGGCATGCTGCGCGACCCCGAGATGCGCCGCCGCAATCGCCAGATCCACGAGATGTGCAAGAGCTTCGAGCCGGTGATGTACGAGGTCCAGTCGGTCTATCCGCAGGGCTGATGCTGCAGCTGCATAAAAGCCCGTGCAATCACCCGCGGCGCTCAGTAGGCTCTGGCGAAACGGACGGAGGACGGCATGGCGGGGCGGATCATCACGGTGGCCCAGCAGAAGGGCGGCTCGGGCAAGACGACGTTGGCGGTGAACCTGGCGGTTTGCCTTCATGCGCGCGGGCATTCCGTGGCGCTGGTCGACACCGACCCGCAGGGCAGCATGGGCCGCTGGTTCATGGAGCGCATGGGCGTCAAGGGCGAGGACGAGGCGCTGGACTTCTCGACCTCCTCCGCCTGGGGCGCCAGCTACGAATCCGAGAAGCTGAAGAAGCGCTTCGATTACGTCATCATCGACACGCCGCCCAAGATCGACAGCGACCTGCGGCCCGCGCTGCGGGTGGCCGATCTGGTGGTGGTGCCGGTGGCGACCAGCCATGTCGACCTCTGGGCGACCGAGGGCGTGCTGGATCTGGCGCGGCGCGAGAAGGCCGAGGTGCTGGTGGTGCTGAACCGCACCCGCCCCAACACCAGGCTGTCGGTCGAGGTGGCGCAGAAGGCGGTCGAACTGGGGGCCGAGGTGGCCGCGACGCAGGTGTCGAACCGCGTCGTCTATGCCGAGACGCTGGGCTTGGGCCTGGGCGCGATCGAACGCCCCAAGGGGCCCGCCACGGCCGAGATGGCCGCGCTGACCGACGAGATCCTGGCCCGGATCGGCTGACCGCCCCTGCGGGCGGCCAGTGGCCTTAGCAGATGGCCTAAGGCCTCAGCGGCACAGACGCTCGGACTGCGCGGCAAAGTTGCGATAGCGGCGCCAGAAGGCGTTGTCGGCATCGCTCTTCGAGGTGCGGACCTCCTGCGCGCGATGCGGGTCGCGGAAGAACTGCGCCGCGCGGCGCTGGTCGGACCGCGACAGGGTCTGGTTGGCGACCTGCTGGATGCAGCCGCACAGGGGCGCATTGCCCCGCGCCCGGTCGGACCGCACGCAGGCGCTGTCGACCGGTCCCGCCATCGCCAGCGGGGTGGTCATGACGATCGCGGCGGCCGCGATAATGAAACGGTTCAGCATGGACTGTCTCCTCGATTGCCTCGAACGGGCCTGCGATGGGCCGGTTGATCCGGTCTTGGTCGCGCAGGCGCCTGGGGAATCTCATATCAGCATCGGTGCCTCGGCTCAATCACGCTTGCGGCATGAGCGGGGGCGGGTCAGACGACGGGCTGCGGGGGAAAGCCCGCCTCGCGCAGCACCGCCACGGCCTGTTCGGGCGACAGCCCCTCGATCGTGACGCGCCTTTGCGGCAAATCCACTTGCGCCCGGCCTCCGGCCCCGGCAATGGCGGTTTCGATGGCGGCCTTGCAATGGCCGCAGCTCATGTCGGGTACGGAATAGATCATCGGGCCTCCACGGATCTCCGGGGGCGATCATGCGGCGCCCGGCGCGCCGTGGCAAGCGGTGCGGAAACACCCGGCAGGGGCCAGGAAGGCAGGGCGGCGATGAGGGACCAGCAGACCACGGACCGGACCGATTGCCGCGCGGGGCCGCGCCCATGATCGGCGCGGGCCTGACCGACAACGGGCGCGCGGCGCTGTTCATGATCGCCTCCATGGCCATGTTCGCCATCGAGGACGCCTTTCTCAAGATCCTGACCCGGACCATGCCGATCTGGCAACTGCTGGCGATCGTCGGCGCCATCTCGGCCCTGATCTTCGGGCTGCGCCTGCGGCTGCGCGGGCAGCGGCTGTGGACGCGGGCGCTGGGCCATCCGATGGTCCTCATGCGCAATCTGGGCGAGATCGTGGGCGCGCTGAGCTTTCTGACCGCGCTGGCGACGGGCGATCTGTCCACGACCTCGGCCATCCTGCAGGTGCTGCCGCTGACGCTGGTGCTGGGGGCGGCGCTGTTTCTGGGCGAGGCGGTGGGTTGGCGCCGCTGGGCCTCGGTCGTCGTGGGCTTTGCGGGCGTGCTGCTGATCCTGCGCCCGGGCACGGCGGCCTTCGATCCGGCGATGCTCTGGGCCTGCCTGGGGGTGGCGGGGCTGACGCTGCGCGACCTGGCGACGCGGCGCATTCCGGCGGGCGTGGCCTCGGACCAGCTCTCGGGCTCGGCCTATGCAGCGATCCTGGTGGCGGGGCTGCTGCTGGGGCTGGCGACGGGGACGGGGCCGGTGATGCCCGATCCGGCGCAGGTGGGCCTGCTGGCGGGGACGGTGGTCTTCGGCGTGCTGGGCTATGCCACGCTGGTCGCCGCCTCGCGCCTGGGCGAGGCCTCCGTCGTGGCGCCCTTCCGCTATGCCCGGCTGGGCTTTGCGCTGCTGGTCGCGGCGGTGGTCTTCGGCGAGCGGCCCGACCTGCCCATGCTGGCCGGATCGGGGCTGATCGCGCTGGCGGGCGGCTATGCGATGTGGCGCGAGGCCCGCAAGCCGCGCCGCCCCGCCCCCGTCGACGGGCTGATCCGCCCCGGCCCCAGCTGATCCCCGCAGATGCCCGCGCCTGCGGCTGCGGGCGGGGGCAGGCCGGCCACGGCCCCCTCGAGGGGCCTTGCCGGCCGCGCGCCCCTGCGGGGCCCGCCCCGGCCCCTGACCGGCCGCCTCACGGGCGACGCGGCGGCACGGGAACCTCGGGACGGCGGCGATCATTGTCGGGGTGACAGACGGCACGCCACCCGGGCGCGCGCGTCAGGTTCCGCATGACGACAAGGAGGCATCCCATGCCCAAGGCCCTGATCATCCTCACCTCGCACGACCGCTTGGGCGACACCGGCACGCCCACCGGCTTCTACTGGGAGGAGCTGGCCGCCCCCTACTGGATCCTGTCCGATGCCGGCTGGCAGGTCGAGCTGGCCAGCGTCCTGGGCGGCAACCCGCCCGCCGATCCCTCCTCGGCCACCGACGAGACGATGACCGACGAGGTCCGCCGCTTCATGGCCGACGACGCCGCGATGAACCGCCTGGCCCATACCGAGAAGCTGGACGAGATCGACGTGTCGGGCTGCGACATCGTCTATCTGCCCGGCGGCCACGGCACCATGTGGGACCTGCCCGGGTCGCAGGCCCTGGGCCAGCTGCTGGCCTCGGCCTGGGACAAGGGCGCGGTCATCGGCGCGGTCTGCCACGGCCCGGCGGGGCTGCTGTCGGCACGCCTGCCCTCGGGCAAGCCGCTGGTCGACGGGCGCCGCGTCGCGGGCTTCACCAACAGCGAGGAGGAGGCCGCGGGCCTCACGGGCACCGTGCCCTTCCTGCTGGAGGACCAGCTGAAGGCGCAGGGCGCGCGCCACGAGAAGGGCCCCGACTGGCAGCCCTTCGCCTTGGCCGACGGGCGGCTGGTGACGGGCCAGAACCCGGCCTCCTCGGCGCAGGTCGCCCAGCTGATGCTGCAGGCC
Above is a window of Paracoccus liaowanqingii DNA encoding:
- a CDS encoding antibiotic biosynthesis monooxygenase family protein, which produces MPSITSDFDGQTVITTFEVTPGSAQDVLDLLTEAWAEVISRRTGCLGGAIHLNDAQTRIATYSQWRDRRDYQGMLRDPEMRRRNRQIHEMCKSFEPVMYEVQSVYPQG
- the parA gene encoding ParA family partition ATPase, with translation MAGRIITVAQQKGGSGKTTLAVNLAVCLHARGHSVALVDTDPQGSMGRWFMERMGVKGEDEALDFSTSSAWGASYESEKLKKRFDYVIIDTPPKIDSDLRPALRVADLVVVPVATSHVDLWATEGVLDLARREKAEVLVVLNRTRPNTRLSVEVAQKAVELGAEVAATQVSNRVVYAETLGLGLGAIERPKGPATAEMAALTDEILARIG
- a CDS encoding DMT family transporter, with product MIGAGLTDNGRAALFMIASMAMFAIEDAFLKILTRTMPIWQLLAIVGAISALIFGLRLRLRGQRLWTRALGHPMVLMRNLGEIVGALSFLTALATGDLSTTSAILQVLPLTLVLGAALFLGEAVGWRRWASVVVGFAGVLLILRPGTAAFDPAMLWACLGVAGLTLRDLATRRIPAGVASDQLSGSAYAAILVAGLLLGLATGTGPVMPDPAQVGLLAGTVVFGVLGYATLVAASRLGEASVVAPFRYARLGFALLVAAVVFGERPDLPMLAGSGLIALAGGYAMWREARKPRRPAPVDGLIRPGPS
- a CDS encoding type 1 glutamine amidotransferase domain-containing protein, which gives rise to MPKALIILTSHDRLGDTGTPTGFYWEELAAPYWILSDAGWQVELASVLGGNPPADPSSATDETMTDEVRRFMADDAAMNRLAHTEKLDEIDVSGCDIVYLPGGHGTMWDLPGSQALGQLLASAWDKGAVIGAVCHGPAGLLSARLPSGKPLVDGRRVAGFTNSEEEAAGLTGTVPFLLEDQLKAQGARHEKGPDWQPFALADGRLVTGQNPASSAQVAQLMLQAAGQPAIR
- a CDS encoding heavy-metal-associated domain-containing protein gives rise to the protein MIYSVPDMSCGHCKAAIETAIAGAGGRAQVDLPQRRVTIEGLSPEQAVAVLREAGFPPQPVV